Proteins encoded together in one Sulfitobacter pontiacus window:
- a CDS encoding precorrin-2 C(20)-methyltransferase: MGKVICIGLGPGDPELMSVKAHRLLTGAQHVAFFRKPGRRGQARTIVDGIMAETAVEHAMEYPVTTEIHFSDPEYNRLLSAFYDDWADRLTDLAQSEDVIVLCEGDPFFYGSFMHLHSRLQGRAEVEIVPGITGMSGCWTATGHPITWGDDVLTVLMATLDEEELATRAANTDALVVMKIGRNLDKLKRALTKAGRLQDAWLVEKGTMAGQTVQKLTDVPAEVPYFSIAIVHGQGRRP; encoded by the coding sequence ATGGGCAAGGTCATTTGCATCGGGCTTGGCCCCGGCGATCCCGAATTGATGAGCGTCAAGGCGCACCGTTTGCTGACCGGCGCGCAGCACGTCGCGTTTTTCCGCAAACCCGGACGGCGCGGGCAGGCCCGCACCATCGTGGACGGCATCATGGCCGAGACGGCGGTGGAACATGCGATGGAATACCCCGTCACGACAGAGATCCACTTCAGCGATCCCGAGTACAACCGTCTGCTGTCGGCCTTCTACGACGATTGGGCTGACCGTTTGACCGACCTCGCGCAGAGTGAAGATGTGATCGTGCTTTGTGAAGGGGATCCGTTCTTTTACGGGTCGTTCATGCATCTGCACAGCCGCCTTCAGGGCCGCGCCGAGGTCGAGATCGTGCCCGGCATCACCGGCATGTCGGGCTGCTGGACCGCGACGGGGCATCCGATCACTTGGGGCGATGATGTGCTGACGGTGCTCATGGCGACGCTGGACGAGGAAGAGCTGGCCACGCGGGCCGCCAATACCGATGCGCTGGTGGTGATGAAGATCGGGCGCAACCTTGATAAGTTGAAGCGCGCACTGACCAAGGCGGGCCGCTTGCAAGACGCATGGCTGGTCGAGAAAGGCACGATGGCGGGGCAGACGGTGCAAAAGCTGACGGATGTCCCGGCCGAAGTGCCCTATTTCTCGATCGCGATCGTGCATGGGCAGGGGCGGCGGCCATGA
- the cobJ gene encoding precorrin-3B C(17)-methyltransferase — MTGWVRVVGLGPGDEALVTPEVRATVDAATDIVGYIPYVRRIAPRDGLTLHESDNRVELDRAAHALEMAATGRRVVVVSSGDPGVFAMASALFEALEKGPEDWLAIDIRVLPGITAMLAAAARLGAPLGHDFCAINLSDNLKPWSLIEKRLRLAGEAGFAMAFYNPRSASRPHQFATALDILREACGPETLISFARNVSHPDETLRTVTLAEATPEMADMRTVVIVGNADTRRVGPHIYTPRSVV; from the coding sequence ATGACGGGCTGGGTGCGCGTTGTCGGCCTTGGCCCCGGGGACGAGGCGCTGGTCACGCCAGAGGTGCGCGCCACCGTGGACGCGGCGACCGATATTGTCGGCTACATCCCCTATGTGCGCCGGATTGCCCCGCGGGACGGGCTGACCCTGCATGAAAGCGACAACCGGGTAGAGCTGGACCGCGCCGCACATGCGCTTGAAATGGCGGCAACGGGCCGGCGTGTTGTGGTGGTGTCTTCGGGCGATCCGGGGGTCTTTGCCATGGCCTCTGCCCTGTTCGAGGCGTTGGAGAAAGGCCCGGAAGACTGGCTGGCAATCGATATTCGCGTCCTGCCCGGCATCACCGCGATGCTCGCGGCGGCGGCGCGGTTGGGGGCACCGCTGGGGCATGATTTCTGCGCGATCAACCTGTCGGACAATCTGAAGCCCTGGTCGCTGATCGAAAAACGGCTGCGGCTGGCGGGGGAAGCGGGGTTTGCCATGGCGTTTTACAACCCGCGCTCTGCCTCGCGGCCGCATCAGTTCGCCACCGCGCTTGATATTCTGCGCGAGGCCTGCGGGCCGGAGACCTTGATCTCTTTCGCGCGCAACGTCAGCCACCCGGACGAGACATTGCGCACCGTCACGCTGGCCGAAGCGACGCCAGAGATGGCCGATATGCGCACGGTCGTGATCGTCGGCAACGCCGACACCCGCCGCGTCGGGCCCCATATCTACACGCCACGGTCCGTCGTATGA
- a CDS encoding precorrin-8X methylmutase, producing MPHTYETNGAAIYLESFATIRAEADLARFTPDEERVAVRMIHAAGLVGLEKHVQFSENMAQIARAALADGAPILCDAHMVSEGITRTRLPADNQIICTLRDPKVPELAQQMGNTRSAAALELWRPHLAGALVAIGNAPTALFHLLNMLEDPDCPRPVAIIGCPVGFVGAAESKEALMQDLPVPSMIVQGRLGGSAITVAAVNALATWKE from the coding sequence GTGCCCCACACCTACGAGACCAACGGTGCCGCGATCTATCTGGAAAGCTTTGCCACCATCCGCGCCGAGGCCGATCTGGCGCGGTTCACCCCCGATGAAGAACGTGTCGCCGTTCGGATGATCCACGCCGCCGGTCTGGTCGGGCTGGAAAAGCACGTACAGTTTTCTGAAAACATGGCGCAGATTGCACGGGCGGCGCTGGCGGACGGTGCGCCAATCCTGTGTGACGCGCATATGGTGTCCGAAGGGATCACCCGCACGCGTCTGCCCGCTGACAACCAGATCATCTGCACCCTGCGCGACCCCAAGGTGCCAGAGCTGGCGCAGCAGATGGGCAACACACGCTCTGCCGCGGCGCTTGAACTGTGGCGGCCACATCTGGCGGGGGCCTTGGTGGCGATCGGCAATGCGCCCACAGCGCTGTTCCACCTGCTGAATATGCTCGAAGATCCCGACTGCCCGCGCCCTGTGGCCATCATCGGCTGCCCCGTCGGCTTTGTCGGCGCGGCGGAATCGAAAGAGGCGCTGATGCAGGATTTGCCCGTGCCGTCGATGATCGTGCAGGGGCGTTTGGGCGGTTCGGCGATTACAGTGGCGGCGGTGAACGCGCTGGCCACGTGGAAGGAATAA
- the cbiE gene encoding precorrin-6y C5,15-methyltransferase (decarboxylating) subunit CbiE, whose protein sequence is MADPVAAWVTLIGLGEDGLGGLTDASRKALAEADVIFGGARHLALCDAGARGREWPLPFSVEPVLEHRGRAVVVLASGDPFWHGVGGSLAQVLAPSEWRCFPAPSCMTLAAARLGWRLEEVTTLGLHAAPFEVLLPHLAAGARLICTLRDGAAPAALADYLTAQGFGPSRLTVMEALGGPREIARAADAATFDLDGVAAPVVVAIAVSGGAGISHAPGRPEALFAHDSQITKSPMRALTLAALAPRAGELLWDVGGGSGSVSVEWCLAAPQAQSIAIEPRESRCDNIIENARRFGLAGRMRCVQGTAPDALADLPLPAAVFLGGGASEDVLQAIWDRITPGTRLVANAVALETQALLIRWHGMHGGQLLRIDLAQAAPLGTMQGWHPSRPQLQWSVTR, encoded by the coding sequence ATGGCTGATCCTGTTGCTGCCTGGGTGACCCTGATTGGTCTGGGCGAAGATGGCCTTGGCGGGCTGACCGATGCAAGCCGAAAGGCGCTGGCAGAGGCCGACGTGATCTTTGGCGGGGCGCGGCATCTGGCGCTTTGTGACGCGGGCGCGCGGGGACGCGAATGGCCGTTGCCGTTCAGCGTAGAGCCGGTGTTGGAACATCGCGGGCGTGCGGTTGTGGTGCTCGCCTCGGGTGATCCGTTCTGGCACGGCGTGGGCGGTTCGCTGGCGCAGGTGCTGGCCCCGTCGGAATGGCGCTGCTTTCCCGCACCGTCCTGCATGACGCTGGCGGCTGCGCGGCTTGGCTGGCGGTTGGAGGAGGTCACGACCCTTGGCCTGCATGCTGCCCCGTTCGAGGTGTTGCTGCCCCATCTGGCGGCAGGCGCGCGGCTGATCTGCACTTTGCGCGATGGTGCGGCCCCTGCGGCGCTGGCAGACTATCTGACCGCGCAGGGTTTCGGCCCGTCCCGCCTGACGGTGATGGAGGCGCTTGGCGGTCCGCGTGAAATCGCGCGCGCGGCCGATGCCGCGACGTTTGACCTGGACGGCGTCGCCGCCCCTGTGGTGGTGGCGATTGCGGTATCGGGGGGGGCTGGGATCAGCCACGCGCCCGGACGGCCCGAGGCGCTTTTTGCCCATGACAGCCAGATCACCAAATCACCCATGCGCGCATTGACGCTGGCCGCGCTTGCGCCGCGTGCGGGGGAGCTGTTGTGGGATGTGGGGGGCGGGTCGGGCTCTGTCTCTGTTGAATGGTGTCTGGCCGCGCCGCAAGCGCAGTCCATTGCAATCGAGCCGCGCGAAAGCCGCTGCGATAATATCATTGAAAACGCCCGCCGCTTTGGGCTGGCGGGTCGGATGCGCTGCGTGCAGGGCACGGCCCCCGATGCGCTGGCCGATCTGCCCCTGCCCGCTGCGGTCTTTCTGGGTGGTGGCGCATCAGAGGATGTCTTGCAGGCGATCTGGGACAGGATCACGCCGGGCACGCGGCTGGTGGCGAATGCGGTGGCGCTTGAAACCCAAGCCTTGCTGATCCGCTGGCACGGGATGCACGGCGGGCAATTGCTGCGGATCGACTTGGCGCAGGCGGCCCCGTTGGGGACCATGCAGGGCTGGCATCCCAGCCGCCCGCAACTGCAATGGAGCGTGACCCGATGA
- a CDS encoding cobyrinate a,c-diamide synthase, protein MMETTQLPKGLMISAPASGTGKTTLMLGLLNALSRRGVDVRPFKSGPDYIDPGFHRAACGRSSYNIDSWAMGSGVLCNLIGTAHGGDLALIEGSMGLFDGVAQPGETSNGASADISAMTGWPVVLLLDVSGQAQSAAATALGFKTMRPDVHVAGVVLNKVASPRHEALLRLGMEQVGIPVLGALPRQGSVTLPERHLGLVQAEEQPELMKLLDAAGDFIAQHIDLDLIVSAAQGRSIPDGPDVLPPPPGQRIALAKDAAFSFIYPHLLDHWIAAGAQVLPFSPLADEAPDDSADICWLPGGYPELHAGRLAAAAQFRDSLQQFATTRPVHGECGGYMAMGAGLVDKEGVRHQMAGLLGLETSYEKRKMHLGYRLATLNEPGPGYDAGARLRGHEFHYSTILSQPDTPLARVVDANGAEVPETGSRRGHATGTFFHLIAGAS, encoded by the coding sequence ATGATGGAGACTACGCAACTGCCCAAGGGCCTGATGATCTCGGCCCCCGCGTCGGGCACGGGCAAGACCACCTTGATGTTGGGCCTTTTGAACGCGCTCAGCCGTCGCGGCGTCGACGTGCGCCCGTTCAAGAGCGGGCCGGATTACATCGACCCCGGCTTCCACCGCGCGGCTTGCGGGCGGTCGTCCTACAATATCGATAGCTGGGCCATGGGCTCGGGTGTGTTGTGCAATCTGATCGGCACCGCCCATGGCGGCGATCTGGCCCTGATCGAAGGGTCAATGGGGCTGTTTGATGGTGTGGCGCAACCGGGGGAAACCTCGAACGGGGCGAGCGCGGATATCTCTGCCATGACGGGCTGGCCGGTGGTGTTGCTGCTGGATGTATCGGGTCAGGCGCAATCGGCTGCGGCCACCGCCCTTGGGTTCAAGACGATGCGCCCGGATGTGCATGTCGCGGGTGTGGTGCTGAACAAGGTCGCCAGCCCCCGTCACGAGGCGCTGCTGCGTCTGGGGATGGAGCAGGTCGGCATCCCCGTTCTGGGCGCGCTGCCCCGACAGGGATCGGTCACGCTGCCGGAACGCCACTTGGGTCTGGTGCAGGCCGAGGAACAGCCCGAGCTGATGAAGCTGCTGGATGCGGCGGGAGATTTCATCGCGCAGCATATCGATCTTGATCTGATCGTCTCTGCCGCCCAAGGGCGCAGTATTCCCGACGGGCCAGATGTGCTGCCCCCGCCCCCCGGTCAACGGATCGCTTTGGCCAAAGACGCCGCGTTTTCGTTCATCTATCCGCATTTGCTGGACCACTGGATCGCCGCGGGTGCGCAGGTGCTGCCGTTCTCGCCGCTGGCGGATGAGGCACCGGACGACAGCGCTGACATCTGCTGGCTGCCCGGCGGCTATCCCGAGCTGCATGCCGGACGCCTTGCCGCTGCCGCGCAGTTCCGCGACAGCCTGCAACAATTCGCCACGACGCGCCCGGTGCATGGGGAATGCGGTGGCTATATGGCGATGGGGGCCGGGTTGGTCGACAAGGAAGGCGTGCGGCACCAGATGGCGGGGCTGCTGGGGCTGGAAACCAGCTATGAGAAGCGCAAGATGCATCTGGGCTACCGGCTTGCCACGCTGAACGAACCCGGCCCCGGCTATGACGCGGGCGCGCGGTTGCGGGGACATGAATTCCACTACTCGACCATCCTGTCGCAACCAGACACGCCGCTGGCGCGGGTGGTCGATGCCAATGGGGCCGAAGTGCCCGAGACA
- the cobM gene encoding precorrin-4 C(11)-methyltransferase, which translates to MTVHFIGAGPGAPDLLTLRGRDLIAACPVCLYAGSLVPSELLSYCPADAKIVNTASLSLDEIMAEIKAADDAGQDVARLHSGDLSVWSAMGEQLRRLRELDIEYDITPGVPAFAAAAAALGNELTLPGVAQSLVLTRTSGRASAMPEGETLENFAATGATLAIHLSVHVLDDVVARLTPHYGEDCPVAIVWRASWPDQRVVRATLGSVIDATDGERGRTALILVGRALTAEEFRESCLYAGDYDRRFRPVGTEPRFPEGTE; encoded by the coding sequence ATGACTGTTCACTTTATCGGCGCGGGCCCCGGTGCCCCTGATCTGCTGACCCTGCGGGGGCGCGACCTGATCGCGGCCTGCCCTGTGTGTCTTTATGCCGGATCGCTGGTCCCGTCAGAGCTGCTGTCCTACTGCCCTGCGGATGCGAAGATCGTGAACACCGCGTCGCTGTCGCTGGACGAGATCATGGCAGAGATCAAGGCCGCCGATGATGCGGGGCAGGATGTGGCGCGGCTTCATTCGGGAGATCTGTCGGTCTGGTCCGCCATGGGCGAGCAGCTGCGCCGCTTGCGCGAGCTGGACATCGAGTATGACATTACCCCCGGCGTGCCCGCCTTTGCCGCTGCCGCCGCCGCTTTGGGGAACGAGCTGACGCTGCCCGGTGTGGCGCAGTCGCTTGTTCTCACTCGGACATCTGGGCGGGCGTCAGCCATGCCCGAGGGTGAAACGCTCGAGAATTTTGCCGCCACGGGTGCCACGCTGGCGATCCACCTGTCGGTGCATGTGCTGGATGATGTGGTCGCGCGGCTCACCCCTCATTACGGAGAGGACTGCCCCGTCGCCATCGTCTGGCGCGCCAGCTGGCCGGATCAACGGGTGGTGCGGGCCACTTTGGGCAGCGTGATCGACGCCACCGACGGCGAACGCGGGCGCACGGCGCTGATCCTTGTGGGCCGCGCGCTGACGGCTGAGGAGTTCCGCGAAAGCTGTCTGTACGCGGGCGATTACGACCGCCGCTTCCGCCCCGTGGGCACAGAGCCGCGCTTTCCCGAGGGCACAGAATGA
- a CDS encoding cobalt-precorrin-6A reductase, with the protein MTRTLILGGTTEASSLARALADRGDDALFSYAGRTAAPVAQPLPTRVGGFGGVAGLLAFIAQNHITRVIDATHPFAAQMSRNAHAASTQAGIPLAAFERAPWPETAADNWTHLPSIEAAAASLPQVPTRVFLAIGKQALSVFANHPQHHYLLRLVDQPAAPLPLPHTTVTLARGPFDVAGDIALLRDHGTKLIIAKNAGGTGAEAKLIAARELGLRVLMIQRPAVPPRTTFARLDDILAWLDHTTDRGV; encoded by the coding sequence ATGACGCGCACCCTCATTCTTGGCGGCACGACAGAGGCGTCCAGCCTCGCGCGCGCGCTGGCCGACCGTGGCGATGATGCGCTGTTCAGCTATGCCGGACGCACGGCCGCCCCCGTGGCGCAGCCGCTGCCCACCCGCGTAGGTGGCTTTGGCGGCGTGGCCGGATTGCTGGCGTTTATCGCGCAGAACCATATCACCCGCGTGATCGACGCGACCCATCCCTTCGCCGCGCAGATGAGCCGTAACGCCCATGCCGCCAGCACGCAGGCAGGCATCCCGCTGGCCGCTTTTGAGCGTGCCCCTTGGCCCGAGACTGCCGCCGACAATTGGACCCATCTGCCAAGTATCGAAGCCGCCGCCGCATCCCTGCCGCAGGTGCCGACGCGGGTCTTTCTGGCCATCGGCAAGCAGGCGCTGTCCGTCTTTGCCAACCATCCGCAGCACCATTATCTGCTGCGGCTGGTGGACCAGCCCGCCGCGCCGCTGCCCTTGCCGCATACGACCGTGACCCTCGCCCGCGGACCGTTCGACGTGGCCGGAGACATCGCCCTGCTGCGCGACCACGGGACCAAGCTGATCATCGCCAAGAACGCCGGCGGCACGGGGGCCGAGGCCAAGCTTATCGCCGCGCGCGAACTGGGGCTGCGCGTGCTGATGATCCAGCGCCCCGCGGTGCCCCCTCGCACCACATTTGCGCGGCTCGACGATATCCTGGCGTGGCTTGATCATACGACGGACCGTGGCGTGTAG
- a CDS encoding cobalamin biosynthesis protein, which translates to MIVAGIGLRADATDADLHAALALTRRRPDTLATLAIKVTPALRRFADSLGLPLIELSEADIADIPTRTVSPRVQARFGTGSLAEAAALRVAGRGAKLTTLRVTSPNGMATVAIAEGIAP; encoded by the coding sequence ATGATCGTCGCGGGCATAGGATTGCGCGCAGATGCGACCGATGCGGATTTACACGCGGCCCTTGCGCTGACGCGGCGCAGGCCGGACACGCTCGCGACCCTCGCGATCAAGGTGACGCCGGCGCTACGGCGTTTTGCCGATAGTCTGGGATTGCCGCTGATCGAACTGTCGGAAGCCGATATCGCAGACATCCCGACGCGCACCGTGTCACCGCGCGTGCAGGCGCGGTTCGGGACCGGATCACTTGCCGAGGCCGCCGCATTGCGCGTTGCCGGTCGCGGTGCCAAATTGACGACCTTGCGTGTGACCAGCCCCAATGGCATGGCCACCGTAGCTATCGCGGAAGGAATTGCCCCATGA